One Cellulomonas soli DNA window includes the following coding sequences:
- a CDS encoding DUF1801 domain-containing protein, translating to MTARRSADPVTVPTGIAVTDFLAGIVHPARRRDADRLVSLYTGLTGQPARMWGPSIIGFGTYHYRYASGREGDAAAAGFSPRKAATTLYLPDGVGAHADLLERLGPHTTGVGCLYVKDLDGVDLEVLTAVLGRSWATVTATTPFTTRLSGPHAG from the coding sequence ATGACCGCGCGACGCAGCGCCGATCCCGTGACCGTGCCGACCGGCATCGCGGTGACGGACTTCCTGGCGGGGATCGTCCACCCGGCGCGTCGTCGCGACGCCGACCGGCTCGTGTCGCTCTACACGGGACTGACCGGGCAGCCGGCCCGCATGTGGGGCCCGTCGATCATCGGCTTCGGCACGTACCACTACCGCTACGCGTCCGGACGCGAGGGCGACGCGGCGGCCGCCGGGTTCTCGCCGCGCAAGGCCGCGACCACCCTGTACCTGCCGGACGGGGTCGGTGCCCACGCCGACCTGCTGGAGCGGCTCGGTCCGCACACGACGGGCGTCGGCTGCCTCTACGTCAAGGATCTCGACGGGGTCGACCTCGAGGTCCTGACCGCCGTCCTGGGCAGGTCGTGGGCGACGGTCACGGCCACGACGCCGTTCACCACACGCCTGTCGGGCCCGCACGCCGGCTGA
- a CDS encoding aminoglycoside phosphotransferase family protein codes for MPSVEPSPTTAAPAGPVPEIDVTSDLVRDLLRAQHPDLADLPLVPFASGWDNRMWRLGDALAVRLPVRAIAAPLVQNEQRWLPVLAPLLPVDTPVPVRTGRPGAGYPWAWSVVPWFAGTVAAATPVAERTPWATELADTFVALHVPAPPDAPVNPVRGVPLADRADVVRSRLTHLLVPEREALLARWDALVGSPVWQGPALWLHGDPHPANLLVADGHLRAVLDFGDVTAGDPASDLSTAWLTFDETGREAFRARVTAGAGWDEAMWLRAEAWAVAMAAVMLAHPEDHPLLAEVGRHAVSQILGR; via the coding sequence ATGCCGTCGGTCGAACCGTCCCCCACGACCGCCGCGCCCGCAGGACCCGTCCCGGAGATCGACGTCACGTCCGACCTGGTGCGCGACCTGCTGCGCGCGCAGCACCCGGACCTGGCCGACCTGCCGCTCGTACCGTTCGCCTCCGGCTGGGACAACAGGATGTGGCGGCTCGGCGACGCGCTCGCGGTGCGCCTGCCCGTACGGGCGATCGCCGCCCCGCTGGTGCAGAACGAGCAGCGGTGGCTGCCGGTGCTGGCGCCCCTGCTGCCCGTCGACACCCCGGTGCCCGTCCGCACGGGCCGCCCGGGGGCGGGCTACCCGTGGGCGTGGAGCGTGGTCCCGTGGTTCGCCGGGACCGTCGCCGCCGCGACCCCGGTCGCCGAACGGACACCGTGGGCCACGGAGCTGGCCGACACCTTCGTGGCCCTGCACGTGCCGGCGCCGCCGGACGCGCCCGTCAACCCGGTCCGCGGGGTACCGCTGGCCGACCGCGCGGACGTGGTACGGTCCCGTCTGACGCACCTGCTCGTGCCGGAACGGGAGGCGCTGCTCGCGCGCTGGGACGCGCTCGTGGGCTCACCCGTCTGGCAGGGGCCGGCGCTCTGGCTGCACGGCGACCCGCACCCGGCGAACCTGCTGGTAGCCGACGGGCACCTGCGGGCGGTCCTCGACTTCGGCGACGTCACCGCCGGCGACCCGGCGAGCGACCTGAGCACCGCGTGGCTGACGTTCGACGAGACCGGCCGCGAGGCCTTCCGTGCCCGGGTCACCGCGGGTGCGGGCTGGGACGAGGCGATGTGGCTGCGCGCCGAGGCGTGGGCCGTGGCGATGGCCGCCGTCATGCTCGCCCACCCTGAGGACCATCCGCTCCTGGCGGAGGTCGGCCGGCACGCCGTCAGCCAGATACTGGGTCGATGA
- a CDS encoding NUDIX hydrolase produces MTGTGDVTHAPGGARADLVALCERSARGEVHGPSLPALVPDGPATVARPAAVLVLFGVLDAALAAAPPIGATHVASDLDVLLQRRAGTLRSHPGQISFPGGRIEPEDAGPEAAALREAAEETGLDPTGVEVLGTLPPVAVAVSRHVVTPVPAWWTRPSTVAAVDHAETVDVFRVPVADLLDPARRASVSVRDGRVRVPAFVLDDDVVVWGFTAWVLDLVFDQVGWTLAWDRDRLVERPR; encoded by the coding sequence GTGACGGGCACCGGGGACGTCACGCACGCACCGGGCGGTGCCCGTGCGGACCTGGTCGCGCTGTGCGAGCGGTCCGCCCGCGGTGAGGTCCACGGTCCGAGCCTTCCGGCGCTCGTCCCCGACGGACCCGCGACCGTCGCCCGTCCGGCCGCCGTGCTGGTGCTCTTCGGGGTGCTCGACGCCGCGCTCGCCGCGGCGCCCCCCATCGGTGCCACCCACGTCGCTTCCGACCTCGACGTGCTCCTGCAGCGCCGTGCCGGGACGCTGCGCAGCCACCCGGGGCAGATCTCGTTCCCCGGCGGACGGATCGAGCCCGAGGACGCCGGACCCGAAGCGGCGGCCCTGCGGGAGGCCGCGGAGGAGACCGGGCTCGACCCGACCGGCGTGGAGGTGCTCGGTACGCTCCCGCCCGTCGCGGTGGCCGTCTCCAGGCACGTGGTCACCCCCGTCCCCGCGTGGTGGACGAGGCCCTCGACCGTCGCCGCCGTCGACCATGCCGAGACCGTCGACGTCTTCCGTGTGCCCGTCGCCGACCTGCTGGACCCTGCCCGCCGGGCGTCGGTCTCCGTCCGCGACGGCCGGGTGCGCGTGCCGGCGTTCGTGCTGGACGACGACGTGGTCGTGTGGGGGTTCACCGCCTGGGTGCTCGATCTGGTGTTCGACCAGGTCGGCTGGACGCTCGCCTGGGACCGTGACCGCCTCGTCGAGCGGCCCCGCTGA